AAAATAAATATGGGCGACACAAGACTTGAACTTGTGACCCCTAGCGTGTCGAGCTAGTGCTCTAACCAAACTGAGCTAGCCGCCCATATATTATCGAAAAATAGTACCAGAATACCGGCGGTTTGGCAATATGCTTGAGTAAAAAAAAGATTTTTTTATTGCTTTCTGAGTGTGGTGATTACCCTTTCCAGGACTTTGTTTCTATCAAGCGGTTTGACAATATAGTTTTTTGCGCCGACGAGTAGTGACTTTTTTACAAGATCCTGCTTGCCGAGCGCGCTTATCATGATCACTTTTGCCTCTTTATCAAACTCGATTATCTTTTCCAGAGAGGTGACACCATCCATATTCGGCATGGTAATATCCATCGTCACAAGATCGATATTTGGATACAACTCCTTGTACTTTTCAACACCGCTTGCCCCGTCATTCGCGGTCCCGACGATCTCGAATCCTTCCGATGTGAGAATTTGACTTATCTGTTTGGTGACGAACATGGAGTCGTCTATAATAAGAACTTTGAAAGGTGTTCCGTCTTCCTTGAATCCTTCCGGTTTTCTGTCATTAATATTAGGAAACTCTATTTTTGATTTCATAGTCTTTCCTCCTAACTCCTGTCACGCAAAGCAACATTGACTTCGAGTTTTCCATAACCCGTTTCAATCGGAACGATTAACGCCTCTACTTCAAAATTGGCGATCTCCATTCTTTCTCCGGTAAATACCGTCGGGGGCGTTAATTCGAACTTGAATCCCAGTTCGGACAATTTCGTTACCGACTGCGCCACAATCATGTTTGCAAGCTCCGCTATTGTCGCTTTTACAAGTTCATTCAATTGAGTCAGTTTTTCGCCGTTCATACTGGATGCAATCGCCAGTGCCGATTCCTCGGACATATCGATGAGAACACGCCCTTCGACATCTCCCGCAAGCCCGACGATTGTCGCAACTCCAAGGACCGGTTGTGATGTCGCTTTCAAATATAATTCCCCCCGCGTAATTTCAGTCTCGAGCACCTCTTTCAGCACGTTGAATGTCGCCTCAACAAAGGGATTGATATATTCAATTCTCATGTAACACGTTCCTCCTCACTTCTCGAACTAATCATCATTCCGCCGTTTTATTATATACGGTGAGAACTTTCTCTTCGATCGCTTTCCACTCGGGAGATACGAGACGTTCGTTCTGTCCCAAACATAACATACCATCCGCTTTCAACAATTCCTTAAACTCCGCCACGATTTTTTCCTGATTATCCGGCTTTAAAAAGGAGAGGAAATCACGCGCGACAATAATATCGACCAGCGGAATCGCATTCTCGTGCAAAACGTCATGATATTCGAACAGAATTATATCTTCTATTTCTTTTGTAAATCGCGATCCTTTCTCTGTTTTTGCGATATACCCACCATCCTTAATATAATCCGGAATATCCTCATCAGCAAGCACTATATTCGGCGCCGTGGATATTTCAATGAGGCTGTTATCGTTTGCCCACACCTTGATCCGCGCCTCGGGGTATTTATGACGCAGAATACAGGCAAGTGAATACGTTTCCAATCCCTTTCCACAGCCCGGATTCCATACAGCGATCGTACCACCCGGTCTCTCCGGGAGAAGTGAAGAAAAAACCTCCATATAATCACGCTGCCAGAGGTTTCCCGTATATGGCGAGAAAAAAGGCTTGAGGAACTCATCGGCATCTTCGACATTTCTCAGCTGCACTTCCCTTCCGCTACTCTTGCAGAGCGCACTCCACTCTTTAAACCGTTCGCTTACCCAATCGAGATTCAATCCCGTCACATAAAAATGTCTGAATGTCGCGAGTGTTTCGACGATAAAACCGAACTCCGGTGCTTCTTTTTCCCGAACTACCACTTCTTTTTCGATATTTTCCGAAACAGGCTCGGTTTCCTCGAAGGTCTCATACTCTATCCGGTGATCTTCACCGCTGAAAATACGATCACTGTCCAAAATAATATAAAGCTTATCCTCATACTCGATAACACCGCTTATGTACTTGATGTTTATGTCCGTAAAAAGAGCGGGCGGGGGTTTAATCATTTCCGATGCAATACCGATAACCTTGTCTATCGAATCGACGATGACACCAAGCAGAGAATCTTTCAACTTCAGGATAAGGACGTTTTCAATCGCGCTTTTGCCCTTTTCATTTTTATCCTGCTTGATATCGAGGTTGAACATCGTTCGCATATCGATAATCGAGATTATCTCCCCCCTGAGGTTGTGAACGCCCCGCACAAAAGGATATGTATTCGGAACATAGGTAAACCGGCTGATTTTTGAAATCTCTTTGACCTT
This window of the Spirochaetales bacterium genome carries:
- a CDS encoding response regulator — translated: MKSKIEFPNINDRKPEGFKEDGTPFKVLIIDDSMFVTKQISQILTSEGFEIVGTANDGASGVEKYKELYPNIDLVTMDITMPNMDGVTSLEKIIEFDKEAKVIMISALGKQDLVKKSLLVGAKNYIVKPLDRNKVLERVITTLRKQ
- a CDS encoding chemotaxis protein CheX: MRIEYINPFVEATFNVLKEVLETEITRGELYLKATSQPVLGVATIVGLAGDVEGRVLIDMSEESALAIASSMNGEKLTQLNELVKATIAELANMIVAQSVTKLSELGFKFELTPPTVFTGERMEIANFEVEALIVPIETGYGKLEVNVALRDRS
- a CDS encoding chemotaxis protein CheW; translation: MNSMTEELMEKENAEQKRRIDFKMVTFSLAGRDYGVDIMKVKEISKISRFTYVPNTYPFVRGVHNLRGEIISIIDMRTMFNLDIKQDKNEKGKSAIENVLILKLKDSLLGVIVDSIDKVIGIASEMIKPPPALFTDINIKYISGVIEYEDKLYIILDSDRIFSGEDHRIEYETFEETEPVSENIEKEVVVREKEAPEFGFIVETLATFRHFYVTGLNLDWVSERFKEWSALCKSSGREVQLRNVEDADEFLKPFFSPYTGNLWQRDYMEVFSSLLPERPGGTIAVWNPGCGKGLETYSLACILRHKYPEARIKVWANDNSLIEISTAPNIVLADEDIPDYIKDGGYIAKTEKGSRFTKEIEDIILFEYHDVLHENAIPLVDIIVARDFLSFLKPDNQEKIVAEFKELLKADGMLCLGQNERLVSPEWKAIEEKVLTVYNKTAE